One genomic region from Fictibacillus marinisediminis encodes:
- a CDS encoding YtrH family sporulation protein — translation MRDFLSTIIITFFIAFGVILGGAIIGGLASFLVGKAPLMETVDLAKKLKIWAIVAAMGGTFDTITNFERSFLNGATYEIVKQLVIIFIAMAGANTAMLLLQWLTQENLN, via the coding sequence ATGAGGGATTTTCTGTCCACTATCATTATTACTTTTTTTATTGCATTCGGCGTCATTCTTGGAGGAGCCATCATCGGCGGCCTTGCTTCTTTTCTTGTTGGAAAAGCCCCCTTGATGGAAACAGTCGACCTGGCCAAAAAGCTGAAGATCTGGGCAATTGTTGCTGCAATGGGCGGTACGTTTGATACTATAACAAACTTTGAGCGCAGTTTTTTAAACGGTGCTACCTATGAAATTGTGAAACAGCTGGTCATCATTTTCATCGCGATGGCAGGTGCCAACACAGCGATGCTGCTGCTGCAATGGCTGACTCAGGAGAATTTGAACTAA
- the ytrI gene encoding sporulation membrane protein YtrI yields the protein MRIPPYFNRKGYQRFFSGMMLGFIIGWLFFLMQYGMTVEHYVSTIKEQSHHIADLKEQIAQWKSTYEKSNEDNEKMLRVQKIKVFVTNNQTLKLSQLTIYEISESVQDQLENLLGEDIESIYKTRMLLYKAIENKNYEVDGEKYKVVVDQLFLYTTVEVHVKIIPEG from the coding sequence ATGAGAATTCCTCCTTATTTCAATCGAAAAGGCTATCAGCGTTTCTTTTCAGGAATGATGCTTGGATTCATTATCGGATGGCTCTTCTTCTTAATGCAGTACGGTATGACTGTCGAACATTACGTCAGCACGATAAAGGAACAATCCCATCATATCGCTGATCTTAAAGAGCAGATTGCCCAGTGGAAGAGCACCTATGAAAAAAGCAACGAAGACAATGAAAAAATGCTGCGCGTACAAAAAATAAAAGTATTCGTCACCAACAATCAAACACTTAAACTTTCACAATTAACGATTTACGAGATCTCTGAATCTGTGCAGGATCAGCTTGAAAACCTGCTTGGAGAAGATATTGAATCCATTTATAAAACGCGGATGCTTCTCTATAAGGCGATTGAAAACAAGAACTATGAAGTTGATGGCGAAAAATACAAAGTTGTCGTCGATCAGTTATTTTTATACACAACCGTGGAAGTTCATGTGAAAATCATACCCGAAGGATGA